A genomic region of Desulfosarcina ovata subsp. ovata contains the following coding sequences:
- a CDS encoding ATP-binding protein, with protein MPRYSYTYKTINSLVGKAIHRYDMIQDGDRIAVGLSGGKDSLTLLWALAERRKRIRVHYDLFPIYIDPGFSGGFGGELAETCRQMGFLLTVDKTDHGLVAHSSANRENPCFLCSRWRRKRLFEIADSMGITKLALGHNKDDVIETLFLNICYAGEISTMVPRQAFFRGRFTVIRPLAMVDEQRIRRFASERQFPRFDNPCPSAGVTKRSEIKDMLERLYRTNRKIKGNIYRSMSHVKMEYLLK; from the coding sequence TTGCCCCGGTACAGCTATACATACAAGACCATCAACAGTCTGGTGGGAAAGGCGATTCATCGCTATGACATGATTCAGGACGGTGACCGCATTGCCGTGGGGCTCTCCGGAGGCAAGGATAGCCTTACCCTCCTGTGGGCACTGGCTGAACGGCGCAAACGGATACGCGTTCACTACGACCTTTTTCCCATCTATATCGACCCGGGGTTCAGCGGCGGTTTTGGCGGGGAACTGGCCGAAACCTGCCGTCAGATGGGTTTTTTGCTGACGGTTGATAAAACGGACCACGGGCTTGTGGCTCACAGTTCGGCAAACCGCGAAAATCCATGTTTTCTCTGCTCCCGATGGAGACGCAAGCGGCTTTTTGAAATTGCCGACAGCATGGGAATCACCAAGCTGGCTCTGGGACACAACAAGGATGACGTCATTGAAACCTTGTTTCTGAACATCTGTTACGCCGGAGAAATTAGTACCATGGTGCCGCGTCAGGCCTTCTTTCGTGGCCGATTTACGGTTATCCGCCCCCTGGCCATGGTTGACGAGCAGCGTATCCGGCGTTTTGCCAGCGAGCGGCAGTTTCCCCGGTTCGACAATCCATGTCCGTCGGCCGGTGTTACCAAACGTTCAGAAATCAAGGATATGCTCGAAAGATTGTACCGGACCAACCGCAAGATCAAAGGTAATATTTACCGGTCCATGAGTCATGTGAAGATGGAGTATTTGCTGAAATAG
- a CDS encoding PEP/pyruvate-binding domain-containing protein, with the protein MGRWQHVLNWFRSGKIPLDEAEANALRIDFQARYHQFKLLLNANNRALEIMTELEKALEGNTPFGMKFIRSRTMGAYTRVYQIVKHLHALAPGKYKPLSDRLQAIRVELEALVNPHLGSDSEGPLTIPFATLDKTQADQSGMKMAGLADAANHLGIRVPDGFVITARAFRYFLAHNDLATEIQRRIQRAEEHGHHRFYTISADIRGLIENAPLPEDLESAIMDGYTELARQCAAPPHLAVRSSALNEDREGVSFAGLYHSALNVSRDQLLDTYKQVVAAAYSPAVMAYRFSRGLADEETEMCVGVMEMIDAVSGGVLYSVNPMDIRDRSLTINSAWGLPKAVVDGTTATDLFCVTRSPALKVTSRTIARKEQKYVCYPGEGVCRMDETGPDQAIPSLTDDQILALAAMGIRLEAYAGQPQDIEWAIDAAGEVVLLQCRPLQTMSPSPDGESQQPIDGLPPALYQGGTTASPGVAAGQAVRVLKDVDALRFPEGAVLITDRALARWATLLPRAAAVISEKGSLTGHLANVAREFKVPALFGAAGAIEKLPAGETITVDADGARIYAGVIEPLLAMNRKTDGRGLMTGTPVFAILQQAAALITPLTLLDPDSPVFKAKNCKTLHDITRFSHEKSVHEMFRFGKAHRFPERSSKQLRAEIPMQWWVLNLDDGFRTDVGVDHFVDIDNIVSLPMLALWEGITAFPWDGPPPVDSKGFMSVMFQATQNQALLPTVRTSMANRNYFMISSNYCSLQSRLGFHFAITEALVGQRSLENYISFQFKGGAADFNRRLKRVLFVKEILEDYGFHTEVTKDALRARLEQHDAETMAAKLKILGFLTIHTRQLDMIMANPAMVQHYRSQLLERIKTLLTTSIAHTSERESHVGTDQP; encoded by the coding sequence ATGGGCCGTTGGCAACACGTTCTTAATTGGTTCCGATCCGGTAAGATACCACTCGACGAAGCCGAGGCCAATGCATTGCGCATTGATTTCCAGGCCCGTTATCACCAGTTCAAACTGCTGCTCAATGCCAACAACCGTGCCCTGGAAATCATGACCGAGCTTGAAAAGGCCCTTGAGGGCAACACGCCCTTCGGCATGAAATTCATCCGTTCACGGACCATGGGCGCCTATACTCGGGTCTACCAAATCGTCAAGCACCTGCATGCGCTGGCCCCGGGAAAATACAAGCCCCTGTCCGACCGGCTGCAGGCGATCCGTGTTGAGCTTGAAGCCCTGGTCAATCCTCACCTGGGCAGTGATTCGGAAGGCCCGTTAACTATTCCCTTTGCCACACTGGACAAAACCCAGGCCGACCAGAGCGGCATGAAAATGGCCGGTCTCGCCGATGCCGCCAACCATTTGGGAATCCGCGTGCCGGACGGTTTTGTGATCACCGCCAGGGCCTTTCGATATTTCCTGGCGCACAACGACCTGGCCACCGAAATCCAGCGCCGCATCCAACGCGCGGAAGAGCACGGCCATCACCGGTTTTACACCATCAGCGCCGACATTCGCGGGCTGATCGAAAATGCCCCCCTGCCCGAGGATCTCGAGTCGGCCATCATGGACGGATACACCGAGCTGGCCCGGCAATGCGCTGCCCCCCCCCACCTGGCCGTACGCAGCAGCGCGCTGAACGAAGATCGCGAAGGCGTTTCCTTTGCCGGTCTTTACCACAGTGCCCTGAATGTCTCCCGAGATCAGCTTCTGGATACCTACAAGCAGGTCGTCGCCGCAGCCTACTCACCAGCGGTCATGGCCTACCGGTTCAGCCGAGGGCTGGCCGATGAGGAAACGGAGATGTGCGTGGGGGTGATGGAGATGATCGATGCCGTCAGCGGTGGCGTGCTCTACTCGGTCAACCCCATGGACATCCGCGACCGGTCACTGACCATCAATTCGGCCTGGGGCCTGCCCAAGGCGGTCGTGGACGGCACCACGGCCACGGACCTGTTCTGCGTGACCCGGTCACCGGCGCTAAAGGTGACATCACGCACCATCGCCCGCAAGGAGCAGAAATATGTCTGCTACCCCGGAGAAGGCGTCTGCCGCATGGACGAAACCGGACCGGACCAAGCCATCCCGTCCCTGACCGACGATCAGATCCTGGCCCTGGCGGCCATGGGCATCCGCCTCGAGGCATATGCCGGACAGCCCCAGGACATCGAATGGGCCATTGATGCAGCCGGGGAAGTTGTCCTCCTGCAATGCCGACCACTTCAGACCATGTCGCCCTCACCCGATGGCGAATCACAGCAACCCATTGATGGCCTGCCGCCGGCGCTCTACCAGGGGGGGACAACGGCATCACCGGGTGTGGCTGCCGGCCAGGCGGTCCGGGTGCTGAAGGACGTGGACGCCCTGCGTTTCCCCGAAGGGGCGGTACTGATTACCGATCGGGCCCTGGCGCGCTGGGCCACCCTGCTCCCCCGGGCGGCGGCCGTGATCAGTGAGAAAGGCAGTCTCACCGGCCATCTGGCCAATGTGGCCCGGGAATTCAAGGTCCCGGCCCTTTTCGGTGCCGCCGGGGCGATCGAAAAACTGCCCGCCGGGGAGACAATTACCGTGGATGCGGACGGGGCCAGAATATACGCCGGCGTCATCGAGCCGCTTCTGGCCATGAACCGCAAAACCGATGGCCGTGGCCTGATGACGGGCACACCGGTTTTTGCCATTCTACAACAGGCCGCCGCCCTCATCACCCCCCTCACCCTGCTGGACCCGGACAGCCCGGTCTTCAAGGCGAAAAACTGCAAAACCCTGCACGATATCACGCGGTTCAGTCATGAGAAAAGTGTTCATGAGATGTTCCGTTTCGGCAAGGCGCATCGTTTTCCCGAACGCTCCTCCAAGCAACTGCGGGCCGAGATTCCCATGCAGTGGTGGGTACTCAATCTGGATGACGGCTTTCGAACCGACGTGGGTGTCGATCATTTTGTGGACATCGACAACATTGTCTCCCTTCCCATGCTGGCTCTGTGGGAGGGAATTACCGCCTTTCCCTGGGACGGGCCGCCGCCGGTGGACAGTAAAGGATTCATGTCGGTCATGTTCCAGGCCACCCAAAATCAGGCCCTTCTGCCCACGGTGCGAACGAGCATGGCCAACCGCAATTACTTCATGATTTCCAGCAACTACTGCAGCCTGCAATCGCGTCTGGGCTTTCATTTTGCCATCACCGAAGCCCTGGTCGGACAACGCAGTCTGGAAAACTATATCAGCTTTCAGTTCAAGGGCGGTGCCGCCGATTTTAACCGGCGCCTGAAGCGCGTCCTGTTTGTCAAGGAGATTCTCGAGGACTACGGATTTCACACGGAAGTGACCAAGGATGCCCTGCGGGCGCGCCTTGAACAGCATGATGCCGAAACCATGGCAGCCAAATTGAAAATTCTCGGATTCCTGACCATCCATACGCGCCAGTTGGACATGATTATGGCCAACCCGGCGATGGTCCAACACTACCGATCTCAGCTTCTGGAACGTATCAAAACGCTGTTGACGACGTCTATCGCGCATACGAGTGAAAGGGAATCGCATGTGGGCACGGATCAGCCTTAA
- the folE2 gene encoding GTP cyclohydrolase FolE2: MKDVQNERDHRNIPIDKVGIKNLRYPIRVKDRRDGTQSTIASINMYVDLPQEYKGTHMSRFVEMLHLIKPEISLKKFSVLLETMKQNLDAASAHIEISFPYFIEKQAPVSNAPGLMDYNCRIIGSSNSHNEIDLVSEVNVPITSVCPCSKEISDEGAHNQRGVVQLQTRFKKFIWLEDMIEMVEACASCDVFSVLKRVDEKNVTERGFANPKFVEDVVRDIAERLMADDNITWFAVSAENFESIHNHSAYAQITRGTLPAS; the protein is encoded by the coding sequence ATGAAAGACGTGCAAAATGAGCGGGATCACCGAAACATCCCGATCGATAAGGTCGGCATAAAAAATCTCCGCTATCCCATCCGGGTCAAAGACCGCCGCGACGGTACCCAGAGTACCATCGCCTCCATCAACATGTACGTGGACCTTCCCCAGGAGTACAAGGGGACACACATGAGCCGCTTCGTTGAGATGCTGCACCTGATCAAGCCGGAAATATCGCTGAAAAAGTTTTCCGTGCTCCTGGAAACCATGAAGCAGAACCTGGATGCCGCCTCAGCCCACATCGAGATCAGTTTCCCCTATTTCATCGAAAAACAGGCCCCGGTGAGCAACGCCCCAGGTTTGATGGATTACAACTGCCGCATCATCGGGTCGAGCAATTCGCACAACGAAATCGACCTGGTTTCCGAAGTCAACGTGCCGATTACCTCGGTCTGCCCCTGCTCCAAGGAGATTTCCGACGAGGGCGCCCACAATCAGCGTGGCGTCGTTCAGCTTCAGACACGGTTTAAAAAATTCATCTGGCTGGAAGACATGATCGAAATGGTCGAGGCCTGTGCCTCCTGCGATGTTTTTTCGGTGCTCAAGCGCGTTGACGAAAAAAACGTTACCGAACGGGGCTTCGCCAATCCGAAGTTTGTCGAAGACGTGGTCCGGGACATCGCCGAGCGGCTGATGGCCGACGATAATATCACCTGGTTTGCCGTCAGTGCGGAAAACTTCGAATCCATCCACAACCACAGTGCCTACGCCCAGATTACCCGGGGAACGCTGCCGGCCAGTTGA
- the rpoZ gene encoding DNA-directed RNA polymerase subunit omega, translated as MARITVEDCLEKVSNRFKLVHMAAARVRQIREGSEYLVSSPKNEDIVVALREIAAGKVIEQKETEK; from the coding sequence GTGGCACGAATTACCGTAGAAGATTGTCTGGAGAAAGTATCGAACCGCTTCAAGCTGGTTCACATGGCAGCGGCCCGCGTCAGGCAGATTCGCGAAGGCTCGGAGTATCTGGTGAGTTCACCGAAAAACGAGGATATCGTCGTCGCATTGCGGGAGATCGCCGCCGGTAAGGTCATTGAGCAAAAAGAGACGGAAAAATAG
- a CDS encoding phosphatidylserine decarboxylase family protein: MTQLNWSDPPSQTAFPVAKAGYPFIFASAFATAVFALLGVGFLAILGLLVTGFICFFFRDPDRLVPGEAGAIVSPADGKVIKVEPVAQTPYFEGACIRVSVFMSIFNVHVNRAPHEGTIRQVSYHPGKFFSANLDKASADNEHNALLLESPDGKPVGVVQIAGLVARRIICRVQAGDSIGRGQRFGLICFGSRLDVYLPVDTEIRVAVGEKVQAGTTILGKW, translated from the coding sequence ATGACACAATTAAACTGGTCCGATCCACCCAGCCAGACCGCATTTCCAGTGGCCAAGGCGGGATATCCATTTATCTTTGCATCCGCTTTCGCCACTGCGGTTTTCGCTTTGCTCGGTGTGGGATTCCTGGCTATTTTGGGGCTGCTGGTCACCGGATTCATCTGCTTTTTCTTCAGGGATCCGGACCGGTTGGTACCGGGTGAAGCGGGGGCGATTGTTTCCCCGGCCGACGGCAAGGTGATTAAAGTCGAACCGGTGGCGCAGACGCCCTATTTTGAAGGCGCCTGTATCCGCGTCAGTGTTTTTATGTCCATTTTCAATGTCCATGTCAACCGGGCGCCACACGAGGGAACCATCCGGCAGGTAAGCTACCACCCGGGAAAATTTTTCTCTGCCAACTTGGACAAGGCCTCGGCGGACAACGAGCACAATGCGTTGCTGCTGGAAAGCCCGGATGGAAAACCGGTCGGGGTTGTCCAGATTGCCGGATTGGTGGCCCGACGGATTATCTGCCGGGTTCAGGCGGGTGATTCCATCGGCAGGGGCCAGCGTTTCGGGCTGATCTGTTTTGGATCCAGGCTTGACGTCTACCTGCCGGTCGATACCGAAATCCGTGTGGCGGTCGGTGAAAAGGTCCAGGCCGGCACCACGATTTTGGGCAAATGGTAA
- the greA gene encoding transcription elongation factor GreA: MERIPMTRQGYQTLKKELEHLKSVERPNVIKAIEEARSHGDLSENAEYDAAKERQAFIEGRVSELGYKLGNADIIDVDSLPKDRAVFACTVVLENVDTGEDVEYQLVGPEESDIEQGRISVTSPLGKAIIGKKPGEEIVLNAPAGKRVYELVDIL, from the coding sequence TTGGAAAGAATACCCATGACCAGACAAGGCTACCAGACCTTGAAAAAAGAGCTGGAACACCTTAAATCCGTCGAGCGGCCGAATGTCATCAAAGCCATTGAAGAGGCGCGATCCCATGGCGATCTCAGCGAAAATGCCGAATATGATGCTGCCAAGGAACGCCAAGCATTTATTGAAGGCCGGGTCAGCGAGCTGGGCTACAAACTGGGCAACGCGGATATTATTGATGTTGACAGTCTGCCCAAGGATCGGGCGGTTTTTGCTTGCACCGTGGTCCTGGAAAATGTGGATACCGGCGAGGATGTGGAATATCAGCTGGTCGGCCCGGAGGAGTCGGATATCGAACAGGGACGCATCTCGGTGACCTCACCGCTCGGCAAGGCCATTATCGGCAAGAAGCCCGGGGAGGAGATCGTGCTCAATGCACCGGCTGGCAAAAGAGTCTATGAACTGGTAGACATACTGTAA
- a CDS encoding sulfite exporter TauE/SafE family protein: MSANILGDRKRVVVLLMLLIPVIFGGFVFADQLGNSIPDILGGKKAYSPAFYSTGIFIVSILIGLGAGLITGCIGAGGGFIIAPALMSAGIKGILAVGTDLFHIFAKAIMGSIIHRKLGNVSVPLAVVFLIGAILGATAGGLINRILYELNPVLSDAFITTIYALMLGFLGCYAMFDFIKARKAGDSGDAHGGGKSEGADIGGLPKKLQGVKVPPMIGFDFDFTPGGRSISWIFLVLSGALVGLAAGIMGVGGGFLTFPIFVYMLGVSSMTTVGTDIFQIVFTAGYASISQYAIYGFIFYTLAMGMLLGSLLGIQIGAMVTKVVPGITIRGFYAMAVLAGFVNRFFALPSKMGEMGVIKISKGMAATLDSIGVWAFFIVIGGFGIWVIGTFLKNIGTLKGEGEHV, from the coding sequence ATGTCGGCGAATATCCTTGGCGACCGCAAGCGGGTAGTGGTGCTGCTGATGCTGCTGATACCGGTCATTTTCGGCGGCTTCGTATTCGCCGATCAGTTGGGAAATTCGATTCCGGACATTCTGGGGGGGAAGAAGGCTTATAGCCCGGCCTTTTACTCCACCGGGATATTTATTGTATCCATTCTCATCGGGCTGGGAGCCGGCCTGATCACCGGATGCATCGGTGCCGGTGGCGGTTTTATCATCGCGCCGGCGCTGATGAGTGCCGGCATCAAGGGGATCCTGGCCGTTGGGACCGATCTGTTTCACATCTTCGCCAAAGCGATCATGGGCAGTATTATTCACCGCAAACTGGGCAATGTGTCCGTCCCCCTGGCAGTGGTTTTTCTCATCGGAGCCATCCTCGGAGCCACCGCCGGGGGCCTGATCAACCGCATCCTGTATGAATTGAACCCGGTGCTCTCGGATGCCTTCATCACCACGATCTATGCGTTGATGCTGGGTTTTCTGGGATGCTATGCCATGTTCGATTTCATCAAGGCCCGCAAAGCAGGCGATTCGGGGGACGCCCATGGCGGCGGTAAATCCGAAGGCGCCGATATCGGGGGGTTGCCGAAAAAGCTCCAGGGGGTGAAAGTCCCGCCAATGATCGGCTTCGATTTTGATTTCACGCCCGGTGGCAGAAGCATTTCCTGGATCTTTCTGGTACTTTCCGGCGCACTGGTGGGGCTGGCTGCCGGCATCATGGGCGTCGGCGGTGGTTTTCTCACCTTTCCCATCTTCGTCTACATGCTGGGGGTGTCGTCCATGACCACCGTGGGCACCGACATTTTCCAGATTGTCTTCACTGCCGGATATGCGTCCATCAGTCAGTACGCCATCTACGGATTCATCTTCTATACCCTGGCCATGGGCATGCTGCTGGGATCGCTGCTCGGCATCCAGATCGGCGCCATGGTCACTAAGGTGGTGCCCGGCATCACCATACGCGGATTTTACGCCATGGCGGTCTTGGCCGGATTCGTCAACCGCTTCTTCGCCCTGCCGTCCAAAATGGGAGAAATGGGGGTAATCAAAATCTCCAAAGGGATGGCCGCCACGCTGGACAGCATCGGTGTGTGGGCCTTTTTCATCGTCATCGGCGGTTTCGGAATATGGGTCATCGGCACGTTTTTGAAAAACATCGGTACGCTCAAGGGGGAGGGAGAACACGTATGA
- a CDS encoding sigma-54-dependent transcriptional regulator yields MSTILIIDDDDQLRISFERLLKEEGYQVCTAASGEAGIRMLTESIPDLVVLDVRLPGINGLETFRQIHQIEQKLPVIIMTAYGTTETAIEATKMGAFDYVIKPFDIPQMLSTIAQALEAGRFMRSPVDMDVAPDKIHGEAIIGKSSAMQEVYKAIGRVSATDATVLIRGESGSGKELVARALYQHSIRSQKPFLVINCVAIPDTLLESELFGYEKGAFTGATHRRVGKIEQASGGTVFLDEIGDMPMGLQAKMLRLLQERSIERLGGRETIPVDVRIIAATNRDLEVLITKGQFREDLYYRLKVITIWLPSLRERTGDIPLLADYFMTRFSGELGIENPGITREAMSMLVSSPWPGNIRELANTLQKALIFNRGAPLSLTDIAQATGGDVKNLHLTEDACDDSIRSWIRGLLSRGTQENLFENCMDHFGSVMVAEALNLTGGNRSQAAKLLGMSRPTLHAKIDKYNLKIETSVK; encoded by the coding sequence GTGAGTACCATTCTGATTATCGACGATGACGATCAGTTGCGCATCAGTTTCGAACGCTTGCTGAAGGAGGAAGGCTACCAGGTCTGCACCGCCGCATCCGGTGAAGCCGGTATTCGTATGCTGACCGAGTCGATTCCCGATCTTGTCGTTCTGGACGTGCGCCTTCCCGGAATCAACGGTCTGGAAACCTTCCGGCAGATCCATCAGATCGAACAGAAGCTGCCGGTGATCATCATGACCGCCTATGGGACAACGGAGACCGCCATTGAAGCCACCAAAATGGGCGCGTTCGACTATGTGATCAAGCCCTTTGATATTCCCCAGATGCTCTCCACCATCGCTCAGGCCCTGGAAGCCGGCCGATTCATGCGCTCTCCGGTGGACATGGATGTCGCGCCGGACAAAATCCACGGTGAGGCAATTATCGGAAAAAGTTCGGCCATGCAGGAGGTCTACAAGGCCATCGGCCGGGTATCGGCCACCGATGCCACGGTCCTGATCCGAGGCGAGTCCGGCTCCGGCAAGGAACTGGTGGCCCGCGCCCTCTACCAGCACAGCATCCGCTCTCAGAAACCCTTTCTGGTAATCAACTGTGTGGCCATTCCCGACACCCTGCTGGAGAGCGAGCTGTTCGGTTACGAAAAAGGCGCCTTTACCGGTGCCACGCACCGGCGCGTGGGCAAGATCGAGCAGGCCAGCGGCGGAACGGTGTTTTTGGACGAAATCGGCGATATGCCGATGGGCCTGCAGGCCAAAATGCTGCGGCTGCTTCAGGAGAGAAGCATCGAACGGCTGGGGGGTAGGGAAACCATCCCCGTGGATGTCCGCATCATCGCCGCCACCAACCGCGACCTGGAGGTGTTGATCACCAAAGGGCAGTTCCGCGAGGACCTTTACTACCGGCTCAAGGTGATCACCATCTGGCTTCCGTCCTTGAGAGAACGAACCGGCGATATCCCCCTGCTGGCGGATTACTTCATGACCCGTTTCTCGGGTGAACTGGGCATCGAGAATCCGGGGATCACCCGCGAAGCCATGTCCATGCTGGTCTCGAGCCCCTGGCCGGGGAACATCCGCGAGTTGGCCAACACCCTGCAGAAGGCACTGATTTTCAACCGTGGCGCCCCCCTGAGCCTTACCGACATCGCCCAGGCCACCGGCGGTGACGTCAAAAACCTGCACCTAACGGAAGACGCCTGTGACGACAGTATCCGCAGCTGGATTCGCGGCCTGCTGTCCAGGGGGACGCAGGAAAATCTGTTCGAAAACTGCATGGACCATTTCGGAAGCGTAATGGTGGCCGAAGCGCTGAATCTCACCGGTGGGAACCGCTCCCAGGCGGCAAAACTACTGGGGATGTCGCGGCCGACCCTGCATGCCAAGATCGACAAGTACAATCTGAAAATCGAAACCAGTGTGAAGTAA
- a CDS encoding sensor histidine kinase, which yields MWARISLKNRIYVLLSAIFLVTFSGAAVMFWYSFSIEGVLTEITDKNLAAFQSAESLEIALVNQKGFVSYYFLDGNPDWLVQLEKYRRIFREQLGQARALARSKGQHETIARIGEEYDHYIREKDQVIKYYESGQDQSGSALHQDVRNRFFSILQMCEDYKRIQTQSIIAAKQAALTEAARLRDTATAVIVTHILLVVLLAYLLINQILNPVRALILETSRSDNIELTGNDVKTLSKSVRGLIEDVGQTQVELEKSRENLLQAEKMAMVGKLAAGMAHSVRNPFTSVKMRLFSLSRSLKLSGTQKEDFDVISEEIDHIDTIVQNFLEFSRPPKLKMQLVSPSTVVDTAIQLLCYRLESYNVQATVHRDKILPAIEADPDQLKEVLVNLMVNACEAMPGGGKIGIYERVIESPAAFRQAEIRITDNGSGIAAATAKKVFDPFFTTKEEGTGLGLSIVSRIIKEHGGHVELNSVEGRGSTFIIVLPIKGGKS from the coding sequence ATGTGGGCACGGATCAGCCTTAAAAACCGAATCTATGTTCTGCTTTCCGCCATTTTTCTGGTCACCTTTTCCGGTGCGGCGGTGATGTTCTGGTATTCATTCAGCATCGAAGGCGTACTGACCGAAATCACCGATAAAAACTTGGCGGCCTTTCAGAGCGCCGAATCCCTGGAGATCGCCCTGGTCAACCAAAAGGGGTTTGTCTCCTACTACTTTCTCGACGGCAACCCGGACTGGCTGGTCCAATTGGAGAAATACCGCCGCATCTTCAGGGAACAACTGGGTCAGGCCCGGGCCCTGGCCCGGTCTAAAGGGCAGCACGAAACAATCGCCCGCATCGGCGAGGAGTATGACCACTATATCCGCGAAAAGGACCAGGTCATTAAATACTATGAAAGCGGCCAGGACCAGTCCGGATCGGCGCTGCATCAGGACGTACGCAACCGTTTTTTTTCGATCCTGCAGATGTGCGAAGATTACAAACGAATCCAGACACAGTCGATCATAGCGGCCAAACAAGCGGCCCTGACCGAGGCCGCCCGGCTCCGGGATACCGCCACGGCGGTAATTGTGACCCATATCCTGCTGGTGGTGCTTTTGGCTTACCTGCTGATCAATCAGATTCTCAACCCGGTACGGGCCCTGATCCTGGAGACCAGCCGCAGTGACAATATCGAACTTACCGGCAATGATGTCAAAACCTTAAGCAAGAGCGTACGTGGACTGATCGAGGATGTGGGCCAAACCCAGGTCGAACTTGAGAAAAGCCGCGAAAATCTGCTCCAGGCCGAAAAGATGGCCATGGTCGGCAAGCTGGCCGCCGGCATGGCCCACAGCGTGCGCAACCCGTTCACCTCGGTCAAGATGCGCCTCTTCTCCCTGAGCCGGTCACTGAAGCTGTCCGGCACCCAGAAGGAGGATTTTGACGTCATCTCCGAAGAGATCGATCACATCGATACCATCGTGCAGAACTTTTTGGAATTTTCCCGGCCGCCCAAGCTGAAAATGCAGCTGGTCAGCCCCTCGACGGTGGTGGACACCGCGATTCAGTTGCTCTGCTACCGGCTGGAGTCGTATAATGTTCAGGCCACCGTCCATCGCGATAAGATCCTGCCGGCCATCGAAGCCGACCCGGATCAGCTCAAAGAGGTGCTGGTCAATCTGATGGTCAACGCCTGTGAGGCCATGCCCGGTGGCGGCAAAATCGGCATTTACGAGCGTGTCATCGAGTCTCCGGCTGCCTTCCGGCAAGCCGAAATCCGCATCACGGACAATGGATCGGGAATTGCTGCAGCTACCGCCAAAAAGGTGTTCGATCCCTTTTTTACCACCAAAGAAGAAGGCACCGGCCTGGGCCTCAGCATCGTTTCCCGAATTATCAAGGAGCATGGCGGGCACGTTGAGCTCAATTCCGTGGAAGGCCGGGGGAGCACCTTTATCATCGTTCTGCCGATTAAAGGAGGCAAGTCGTGA
- the tsaB gene encoding tRNA (adenosine(37)-N6)-threonylcarbamoyltransferase complex dimerization subunit type 1 TsaB, with translation MMLLAVDTATTSCSVALLRGRRLLVESVFAGGRTHSRHLMGMIDGLLGQCGLMAGDIKAIAVTRGPGTFTGLRIGISTVKGLAAAMHVPVVGVSSLAALAFPLRHYDGPVVSMIDARRGEVYHTCYDHGSYIPDKVVPVQVSAPDSPALQVPPNAILVGSGAALYRDVFKARFTDIRFADPAEDVIRAVWAGLLAMDRLERDDVDAVDRLVPQYIRKSDAQIQN, from the coding sequence ATGATGCTGCTGGCAGTCGATACCGCCACGACCAGTTGCAGTGTGGCGTTGTTGCGTGGCAGGCGGTTGCTGGTCGAGAGTGTGTTTGCCGGGGGCAGGACCCACTCGCGGCACCTGATGGGCATGATCGACGGACTTCTCGGCCAGTGCGGCCTGATGGCGGGTGATATCAAGGCCATTGCCGTTACCCGCGGGCCGGGGACCTTTACCGGCCTGCGTATCGGCATCAGCACGGTCAAGGGGCTTGCTGCGGCCATGCATGTGCCGGTGGTGGGCGTCAGCAGCCTGGCCGCCCTGGCATTTCCGCTGCGTCACTACGACGGGCCGGTGGTTTCCATGATCGACGCCCGGCGGGGAGAGGTCTACCATACCTGCTATGACCACGGTTCGTACATACCGGATAAGGTAGTACCCGTTCAGGTGAGCGCTCCCGATTCGCCAGCCTTGCAGGTTCCCCCGAATGCCATTCTGGTGGGATCTGGGGCCGCGCTCTATCGGGACGTGTTTAAGGCGCGATTTACCGACATCCGCTTTGCCGATCCGGCCGAAGATGTCATCCGAGCGGTTTGGGCGGGCCTTCTGGCCATGGATCGTCTGGAACGAGACGATGTGGATGCCGTTGACCGTCTGGTTCCGCAATATATCCGCAAGTCCGACGCCCAGATCCAAAACTAG